From the genome of Fusarium oxysporum f. sp. lycopersici 4287 chromosome 3, whole genome shotgun sequence, one region includes:
- a CDS encoding hypothetical protein (At least one base has a quality score < 10): MDILLAFAMAQSAAPPMESLCEPSAVHNFGTVSHPAREQCWAADQPKFPGPSEAVGSNAQHEYDVDDFILNYGYAPASTNLTGSIFSQQYPTPPRTRELTSPERSPSNSDGRRRSSSTQSDDQKRKPNHAERDPTKSSGRDSTKKTKAKEKAAAEVHENTKKRGSTNDAAVTNLSSPHFKNNANTRKVQERNRIASNKFRIRKQEDERKLKSAEKDMEQINRDLLTCATDLTLQVYNLKMKLLQHTDCDCALIQEYIANEAHRYIQDLGD; the protein is encoded by the exons ATGG ACATACTCCTAGCCTTCGCCATGGCTCAGAGCGCCGCTCCACCGATGGAATCTCTGTGCGAACCGTCGGCGGTTCACAACTTCGGCACCGTGTCTCATCCTGCGCGGGAGCAATGTTGGGCCGCTGACCAGCCCAAATTCCCAGGGCCGTCTGAAGCCGTTGGCAGCAACGCCCAGCACGAATACGATGTCGATGATTTCATTCTCAACTACGGATATGCTCCTGCCTCAACCAACTTGACCGGCTCTATCTTCTCCCAGCAGTATCCCACACCACCACGAACTCGCGAGTTAACTAGCCCTGAAAGATCCCCTAGCAACTCGGACGGTCGACGAcgctcttcttcaacgcAATCGGACGATCAGAAACGAAAACCGAACCACGCCGAGCGCGATCCGACAAAATCATCGGGACGCGATTCCACCAAGAAGacaaaagcaaaagaaaaagcagcagcagaagttCACGAGAATACAAAAAAGCGTGGCAGTACCAACGACGCTGCAGTGACAAATCTTTCGTCTCCGCATTTTAAAAATAACGCCAACACCAGAAAAGTCCAGGAGAGGAATCGAATTGCGTCCAATAAATTCCGCATCAGGAAgcaagaagatgagagaaaACTCAAGTCTGCCGAAAAGGATATGGAGCAGATTAACCGCGACTTGTTAACCTGTGCGACAGACCTAACTCTTCAGGTTTATAACCTCAAGATGAAGCTCCTTCAGCACACCGACTGCGACTGCGCCCTTATCCAGGAGTACATCGCTAACGAAGCCCATCGCTATATCCAAGACCTAGGAGACTAA